The following are encoded in a window of Halorarum salinum genomic DNA:
- a CDS encoding ArdC-like ssDNA-binding domain-containing protein translates to MPDTTTDGPVATSEEEVSFNDPDDRDDEMHSMIEQWVRKLVDGVTDARASEAFDAWLDVQSRFHDYSHRNTLLITLQCPEATRVAGYRTWQEEFDRQVQEGESAIWIWAPIITTRCPECENSSSYHDSSDCEYDETDPEEWDKGLVGFRPVPVFDISQTEGEPLPNLETGATGDAAELVPTLLETALKFSIDVEVVEPAAWTYGDAKGNCTYSGDQSGQAAVEVRNRMNRADLAVTLIHEYAHAKLHGGVDDPERAKRELEAEAVAAIVGRYFDLDTSGSEYYLAAWHGENPEEILDRLDRISRTAEIFILAVEEYE, encoded by the coding sequence ATGCCTGATACAACCACTGACGGGCCTGTCGCGACCAGCGAAGAAGAGGTCTCGTTCAACGACCCGGACGACCGGGATGACGAGATGCACAGCATGATCGAACAGTGGGTGCGTAAACTCGTGGACGGCGTTACCGACGCGAGAGCGAGCGAGGCGTTCGATGCATGGCTTGACGTCCAGAGCCGGTTCCACGACTACTCACATCGGAACACGCTCCTCATCACCCTCCAGTGTCCAGAAGCGACCCGCGTCGCCGGCTATCGCACGTGGCAGGAGGAGTTCGACAGACAGGTCCAGGAGGGCGAATCCGCGATCTGGATCTGGGCACCGATCATCACGACTCGATGTCCCGAGTGTGAGAACTCCTCGTCGTATCACGACTCGAGTGACTGCGAGTATGACGAGACCGACCCCGAGGAGTGGGACAAGGGCCTGGTCGGCTTTCGCCCGGTTCCCGTGTTCGACATCTCCCAGACGGAGGGCGAACCACTTCCCAACCTTGAGACAGGGGCGACGGGAGACGCAGCAGAGCTGGTTCCAACGCTGCTCGAAACTGCCCTTAAGTTCTCCATCGATGTGGAAGTCGTCGAGCCTGCTGCGTGGACATACGGTGATGCGAAAGGCAACTGTACGTATTCAGGTGATCAAAGTGGACAGGCGGCTGTGGAGGTCCGTAATCGAATGAACCGAGCTGACCTCGCCGTGACGCTCATCCACGAATATGCTCACGCCAAACTTCACGGCGGTGTCGACGACCCCGAACGAGCGAAACGTGAACTCGAAGCCGAAGCGGTCGCCGCGATCGTCGGTCGCTACTTCGACCTCGATACGAGCGGCTCCGAGTACTATCTGGCTGCCTGGCACGGTGAGAACCCGGAGGAGATCCTCGACCGACTCGATCGGATCAGTCGGACAGCCGAGATATTTATCCTAGCTGTCGAGGAGTACGAATAA
- a CDS encoding tripartite tricarboxylate transporter TctB family protein, with protein MPEEHKKEVVELLVAIAVLIVFLAPAMDLEGPLGQFPRIFLFAGVVFLSTEVVIRFLPEPYRQIALNFSSGLTNEMTEGVQEEVDEKTNPSAAADNDAETVGPVGAVESDVGKLFLFLGVLGAFYAISYLVGFLPAIPLLTFAIIYLFGKWNWKIWLVTTALLVALIYGLFGEVMNIPITEGELL; from the coding sequence GTGCCAGAAGAACACAAAAAAGAGGTGGTCGAGCTCCTCGTGGCAATAGCCGTTCTTATCGTTTTTCTCGCTCCTGCGATGGACCTTGAGGGGCCATTAGGGCAATTTCCACGTATTTTCCTGTTCGCCGGAGTCGTATTTCTATCCACAGAGGTCGTGATTCGGTTCTTACCCGAGCCGTATCGACAGATCGCGCTCAATTTTTCGTCCGGTTTGACAAATGAAATGACCGAAGGAGTCCAAGAGGAGGTCGATGAGAAGACCAATCCGTCTGCGGCGGCTGATAACGATGCCGAGACCGTCGGACCTGTGGGTGCCGTAGAAAGTGATGTAGGAAAACTGTTCCTGTTCCTTGGCGTCCTCGGCGCCTTCTATGCCATCTCCTATCTAGTGGGCTTTCTCCCGGCAATTCCGCTGCTTACGTTCGCCATCATCTATCTGTTCGGGAAGTGGAATTGGAAAATCTGGCTAGTTACGACTGCACTCCTTGTAGCGCTCATATACGGCCTCTTCGGTGAAGTCATGAATATTCCTATTACCGAGGGGGAGTTGTTATGA
- a CDS encoding ABC transporter ATP-binding protein, protein MILELSQLSKAYSQFDFGPVDLTVDEEVLAVLGPSGSGKTTLLSLIAGITGLDSGSILLDGRELVGQPLEDRHVGMVFQEGALFPHMTARENIEYAATASDHVDELATLLELEEVLNRKPPTLSGGERQRVALARSLATDPDVLLLDEPLSSLDAPIRKRLRDELHNLFESLEIPILYVTHDQRTATALGDRIAIVRDGGLEQVGSPSTVLTRPTNRFVARFTGNENLFEGSVTDRAADGARVRFGDLQLQTTASDISTSAVTVCIHPSRVEVETPIVADGNRSVNTVTGTVARWLNEGSVYRVDIQIEAGSLTLTANVRPPTFERLTIDNGSEIQVLIPQESIHLIPELE, encoded by the coding sequence ATGATACTTGAACTCTCTCAATTGAGCAAAGCCTACAGCCAGTTCGACTTCGGCCCCGTGGACCTGACGGTCGATGAAGAAGTGCTTGCCGTCTTGGGGCCGTCCGGCAGCGGGAAGACCACGCTACTCTCGTTGATCGCCGGCATCACCGGCCTCGATTCGGGATCAATTCTGCTCGACGGGCGAGAACTGGTCGGTCAGCCGCTCGAAGATCGGCATGTAGGGATGGTCTTCCAAGAAGGAGCGCTCTTTCCACACATGACCGCCCGGGAAAACATCGAGTACGCGGCTACAGCCAGCGATCACGTCGACGAACTTGCGACGCTCCTCGAACTAGAGGAGGTCCTCAACAGGAAGCCCCCGACGCTCTCCGGTGGGGAACGCCAACGAGTCGCCCTCGCGCGATCGCTGGCGACCGACCCGGACGTGTTACTCCTTGACGAGCCGTTGTCGAGCCTCGACGCGCCGATCCGGAAACGGCTCCGGGACGAACTGCACAACCTGTTTGAATCGCTTGAAATCCCGATTCTCTACGTCACGCACGATCAGCGGACGGCGACGGCACTCGGTGACCGAATCGCCATCGTTCGAGACGGTGGCCTCGAACAGGTCGGTTCGCCGTCGACAGTGCTCACCCGGCCAACCAATCGGTTCGTCGCGCGCTTTACTGGGAACGAGAACCTATTTGAGGGGTCAGTGACCGATCGAGCCGCAGACGGAGCAAGGGTTCGGTTCGGCGATCTCCAGCTCCAGACGACCGCGTCGGATATCTCTACGTCGGCCGTGACGGTCTGTATCCACCCCTCGCGAGTGGAGGTCGAAACCCCCATTGTCGCTGACGGCAACCGGTCGGTGAACACGGTCACAGGGACGGTTGCTCGTTGGTTGAATGAGGGGAGCGTGTATCGGGTCGATATTCAAATCGAAGCGGGCTCACTTACTCTTACGGCGAACGTTCGTCCGCCGACGTTCGAACGACTAACGATTGACAACGGCTCAGAAATTCAAGTGCTGATTCCGCAAGAGTCGATTCATTTGATTCCAGAACTTGAGTAA
- a CDS encoding cupin domain-containing protein codes for MGEPFVIEPEERKPLDTPYHDNMTARELVNPEFGSDNIVFRITEIEPGKRAVDDWHAHDTSEQLFYILSGEGTLRMSETGREEDEEIYDLVPDVFAFIPPGTYHNAWSTGDTPLRMIVIWTPPYESFEDWNVDSDNESDESESQ; via the coding sequence ATGGGAGAACCATTCGTAATCGAACCTGAGGAACGAAAACCACTCGATACGCCCTATCACGACAATATGACCGCCAGGGAACTCGTTAATCCTGAGTTCGGATCAGATAATATTGTATTCAGAATAACCGAGATCGAACCTGGAAAGCGCGCCGTGGACGATTGGCACGCCCACGATACGTCCGAGCAATTGTTCTACATCCTGAGCGGTGAAGGCACACTGCGTATGAGCGAGACGGGCAGAGAAGAAGACGAGGAAATCTACGACCTCGTCCCGGACGTCTTTGCGTTTATTCCTCCGGGAACGTATCATAACGCTTGGAGCACTGGAGATACTCCCCTAAGAATGATCGTTATCTGGACCCCGCCATACGAATCATTCGAGGATTGGAACGTCGACAGCGACAACGAGTCAGATGAATCCGAAAGTCAGTAA
- a CDS encoding tripartite tricarboxylate transporter permease, which produces MLLQQYFFEAVSVVLTPEFLLLIAAASIIGIFLGSMPGVGPALTLALAFPFTFAMEPEMGLMLMAVLYGSTTYGGSVSAILINVPGTPGSAATLLDGYPLTRQGKAALAIGIATISSFIGAVIGLGFLALFAPILAELALILGPPEMFLLAVLGLATVSAVSRGSIFKGFAAAGFGVVVASIGSDPITGQVRFTAGTYYLQGGIDLVVMLIGLFAVSQTIDMAVSEKGLAEKSLFEGTVWDGVRESLGHKSAIIRSSIIGSVVGAIPGAGITTANFLSYIFAVNLSDDPESFGTGNPEGVIAAEAANNGSTMGALIPAMALAIPGGASAAVFIGAMMSYGITPGPNAFEGILPYVIYVSILLGNVVFLAVGLTSAKYVARVTTIRHDVVMASILSIALIGAFAVRSNILDVGVAISIGVLGYLMGEYGYSIVGFVLGFILGPIAERGFQRSMLLADGDYMVFTESWISIVLLITTLILFFSPIAIRIRQMISRESYDIA; this is translated from the coding sequence ATGCTGTTACAGCAATACTTCTTCGAGGCAGTAAGTGTAGTCCTCACGCCGGAGTTTCTGCTCTTGATTGCCGCAGCATCTATCATCGGTATCTTCCTCGGCTCCATGCCCGGTGTCGGCCCAGCGTTGACGCTTGCGCTCGCGTTCCCGTTCACTTTCGCAATGGAGCCTGAGATGGGGCTCATGTTGATGGCAGTTCTCTACGGATCAACGACGTATGGTGGATCAGTCTCGGCGATCCTCATTAACGTCCCAGGAACTCCTGGATCAGCAGCTACGCTCCTCGACGGCTATCCGTTAACGCGCCAAGGAAAGGCTGCACTTGCAATTGGTATTGCGACCATCTCCTCATTCATTGGCGCCGTAATCGGTCTCGGCTTTCTCGCCCTGTTCGCCCCGATACTCGCCGAACTCGCACTCATCCTCGGTCCACCGGAAATGTTCTTACTTGCCGTCCTTGGTCTCGCGACCGTTTCAGCGGTGAGTCGAGGGTCCATCTTCAAGGGATTCGCTGCGGCTGGCTTCGGAGTCGTCGTTGCAAGTATCGGATCCGACCCAATTACAGGCCAAGTTCGGTTTACCGCTGGAACGTACTATCTGCAAGGTGGTATTGATCTCGTTGTTATGTTGATCGGCCTATTCGCCGTCTCACAGACGATAGATATGGCAGTCTCTGAAAAAGGGCTTGCCGAGAAGAGCCTCTTTGAGGGGACCGTCTGGGACGGTGTCAGAGAGTCGTTAGGACACAAGTCAGCGATCATCCGTAGTAGTATCATCGGGTCGGTCGTCGGCGCTATTCCGGGGGCCGGTATTACGACAGCCAACTTCCTATCGTACATCTTCGCTGTAAACCTCTCCGATGACCCAGAATCGTTTGGAACGGGGAACCCCGAAGGCGTCATTGCAGCAGAAGCCGCCAACAACGGTTCGACAATGGGTGCACTCATTCCCGCTATGGCTCTCGCGATTCCTGGTGGTGCATCGGCTGCGGTCTTCATCGGTGCCATGATGAGCTATGGGATCACCCCTGGACCGAACGCGTTCGAAGGGATCCTCCCGTATGTTATCTACGTGAGTATCCTCCTCGGAAATGTCGTCTTTCTTGCAGTAGGGCTCACGAGCGCCAAGTACGTGGCTAGGGTCACGACGATTAGACATGACGTCGTCATGGCAAGCATCCTATCTATTGCCCTGATCGGCGCATTCGCCGTTCGGAGCAACATTCTCGACGTAGGTGTGGCGATCAGTATTGGTGTCTTGGGGTATTTGATGGGAGAATATGGGTACTCCATAGTTGGGTTCGTCTTGGGATTCATTCTCGGTCCGATCGCCGAGCGTGGCTTCCAGCGCTCCATGCTCCTTGCGGACGGGGACTACATGGTGTTCACGGAGAGCTGGATCAGTATCGTGCTTCTGATCACAACACTCATCCTCTTCTTCTCGCCAATCGCCATCAGGATTCGGCAGATGATCTCACGGGAGAGCTACGATATAGCGTGA
- a CDS encoding Tfx family DNA-binding protein, whose protein sequence is MVSADSTTLTERQVEVLELREHGQTQQEVADRLGTTNSNISAVERAAEQNVDKARRTLELIRTIRSPVQFSVSPGTSFDELVASVYSHGDEAGIKVSYCRPELYTHLYGVLEKYTKQNELKSSIDVGITKEGEVRVFTEDH, encoded by the coding sequence ATGGTTTCTGCTGACTCGACAACATTGACCGAACGGCAGGTGGAGGTACTCGAACTCCGAGAGCATGGGCAAACCCAACAGGAAGTGGCGGACCGACTGGGGACGACTAACTCGAACATCAGCGCTGTCGAACGGGCAGCAGAACAGAACGTAGACAAGGCTCGTCGGACATTAGAACTCATCCGGACGATCCGTTCGCCGGTTCAATTTTCTGTTTCTCCGGGGACGAGTTTCGATGAATTGGTCGCCAGTGTCTACTCACATGGGGATGAGGCCGGCATCAAAGTCTCGTACTGTCGTCCGGAGCTCTATACACACCTCTATGGCGTCCTTGAAAAGTATACGAAACAGAACGAACTGAAATCAAGCATTGATGTTGGGATTACCAAGGAGGGCGAGGTGAGAGTCTTTACTGAGGACCACTGA
- a CDS encoding tripartite tricarboxylate transporter substrate binding protein, with amino-acid sequence MKRRSYLAKAGSIGTVTLVAGCSSNSSDGDEGNPDNSGGNGGGESSSEAQQNFPSNPITVIVPFGAGGGTDSQYRPFDEYWTNELSVSTNIENRGGAGGRLGWNHLSGQEGDGYTVGVISVATAVLNEALHDVEYTMDEMTPIGSASVAYYGMVTAPDRFNGFDNFVEWAQNNELTVASVGSGTTNHFSMTSILQENGIENYNEVPYDSGSEAAAAAASGDVDIAAASVAGIGGLLEDDRVELIFINRPDQSGEYPDVATHANYDFSAPAVGLELGMFGPPDVPQERVSALEDALISATENEEYQNWAANNGYEVAGKNSNELEELVGQMKQLGGDYVDLVQ; translated from the coding sequence ATGAAGAGACGAAGCTACTTGGCAAAGGCAGGTTCCATAGGTACCGTAACGCTGGTCGCGGGTTGTTCCAGTAATAGCAGTGATGGGGACGAGGGTAATCCTGACAACAGTGGCGGTAATGGTGGTGGCGAGTCGTCGAGCGAAGCACAACAGAATTTCCCCTCAAATCCAATCACGGTCATCGTACCATTTGGGGCTGGCGGGGGAACGGACTCCCAATATCGACCGTTCGACGAATATTGGACGAACGAACTCAGCGTCTCGACCAACATTGAGAACCGAGGGGGTGCAGGAGGACGACTTGGCTGGAACCATCTGTCTGGCCAAGAAGGCGATGGGTATACAGTCGGTGTCATCTCCGTGGCGACTGCGGTCCTCAACGAGGCGCTCCACGATGTAGAGTATACGATGGACGAGATGACCCCCATCGGAAGTGCCTCGGTCGCCTACTACGGAATGGTAACTGCACCCGACCGATTCAACGGATTCGACAACTTCGTCGAGTGGGCCCAAAATAACGAACTTACTGTCGCATCGGTCGGATCGGGAACGACCAACCACTTCTCTATGACTAGCATTCTTCAGGAGAACGGCATTGAGAACTACAACGAAGTTCCCTATGATAGTGGCAGCGAAGCGGCCGCGGCGGCCGCCTCAGGGGACGTCGATATCGCGGCCGCAAGTGTGGCCGGGATTGGTGGCCTATTGGAAGACGACCGTGTAGAGCTTATATTCATCAACAGACCTGACCAAAGCGGCGAATATCCAGATGTTGCCACCCATGCAAACTACGACTTCAGCGCTCCCGCAGTTGGGCTTGAACTAGGGATGTTCGGGCCACCGGATGTGCCGCAGGAACGCGTTAGCGCGCTCGAAGATGCCCTTATCTCTGCGACGGAGAACGAAGAGTATCAGAACTGGGCGGCGAACAACGGATATGAGGTTGCCGGCAAGAACTCAAATGAGCTCGAAGAACTTGTTGGCCAGATGAAGCAGTTGGGCGGTGACTACGTCGACTTGGTCCAATAG
- a CDS encoding ABC transporter permease, with amino-acid sequence MATRSNSNRSGTVTFGLDWLSVALILGGVLLLYYIVPMMSLFLSVPPGDILARMNNPTVVDSATTSLLSASISTVVATLFGLPLAYWLARTDGAVTKMVLAVVVLPLVLPPTVGGIVLLTVFGPGSPLGGAAVAAGFPLTRSLAGVVLAQTFVASPFVVVTAKAAFESVDQTLEYASRSLGKSRLTTARHVTLPLAGSGILAGVTLTFARAIGEFGATMMMAYYPRTMPVQIWVAFIELGLDNAYPVAILLVVIAAVALLILNTVASNPWE; translated from the coding sequence ATGGCAACACGTTCAAACTCGAACCGATCGGGAACAGTGACCTTCGGTCTCGACTGGCTCAGCGTTGCGCTCATCCTTGGGGGCGTGCTACTCCTGTACTACATCGTGCCGATGATGTCGCTGTTTCTCTCGGTGCCACCAGGCGACATCCTTGCTCGGATGAACAATCCAACCGTCGTGGATTCGGCGACCACATCGCTGCTGTCGGCATCGATCAGCACAGTCGTCGCAACGCTGTTTGGCTTGCCGCTCGCGTACTGGCTCGCACGCACCGATGGAGCTGTGACGAAGATGGTCCTCGCAGTCGTGGTCCTCCCGTTGGTGCTTCCCCCGACGGTCGGTGGAATCGTGTTGCTCACCGTCTTCGGCCCGGGGTCACCGTTGGGTGGAGCCGCAGTCGCTGCTGGCTTCCCGCTCACACGGTCGCTCGCCGGGGTGGTGCTCGCCCAGACGTTCGTCGCGTCACCGTTCGTGGTCGTTACGGCAAAAGCGGCGTTTGAGAGCGTTGACCAGACGCTCGAATACGCCTCTCGCTCGCTCGGGAAAAGCCGATTGACGACCGCTCGCCATGTGACGCTGCCCCTAGCTGGCTCCGGCATTCTCGCCGGAGTGACCCTCACCTTCGCGCGAGCGATCGGTGAGTTCGGCGCGACGATGATGATGGCGTACTATCCCCGGACAATGCCGGTCCAAATCTGGGTGGCGTTTATTGAACTCGGCCTGGACAACGCCTATCCGGTGGCGATACTGTTGGTTGTGATCGCCGCCGTAGCTCTGTTGATTCTCAACACCGTCGCCTCGAACCCATGGGAATGA
- a CDS encoding extracellular solute-binding protein: MSDRFPNTRRRFLLTAGTAAIAGNAGCTGGSSQDGGQSTTIAILAAGSLQNALANGLEPAVDVPVQIEAHGSATVARMIDEDQRDPDIVSVADVALFDEPLSLPWYSVFTSNSVVIAYNPDTVGGQRLADAGTESWYEPMINGDVNIGRTDPDQDPLGYRALFMLELASRYYDDASNLREQILRENQIYPETSLVSQFETGSIDAAIAYRNMAVERDYEYFELPDQINLSDPQYAEDWYSTTSYTVSSGQEIQGGLISYGSTIRHMSDAAVSVFDTHTTGSYLEEHGFLVREHFPAYTGEVPQRVRQATDQSNVNQSRLDGPNKELSSAVSDITVLI, translated from the coding sequence ATGAGTGATAGGTTTCCTAATACGCGTCGGCGGTTTCTCCTGACTGCTGGGACGGCGGCCATCGCTGGCAATGCAGGCTGTACAGGTGGAAGCAGTCAAGATGGTGGTCAATCGACGACGATCGCCATCCTCGCAGCTGGCAGCCTCCAGAATGCATTAGCTAACGGGCTCGAGCCTGCTGTAGACGTTCCAGTTCAGATCGAGGCACACGGCTCGGCAACGGTCGCTCGTATGATCGACGAGGACCAACGTGACCCCGATATCGTCTCAGTCGCCGATGTAGCGCTCTTTGATGAACCGCTCTCACTGCCGTGGTATTCCGTGTTCACCAGCAACTCAGTCGTCATCGCGTACAATCCGGACACAGTTGGAGGACAACGATTGGCCGACGCCGGAACGGAGAGCTGGTACGAACCAATGATTAACGGGGACGTGAACATCGGTCGAACCGACCCTGACCAAGACCCACTTGGATATCGTGCTCTCTTCATGCTCGAACTCGCCTCACGGTATTACGACGACGCATCGAATCTCAGAGAACAGATCCTCCGGGAAAACCAGATCTATCCCGAAACATCGTTGGTCAGTCAGTTCGAAACTGGCTCCATCGACGCCGCAATCGCCTACCGCAATATGGCTGTCGAACGCGATTACGAGTACTTTGAGTTACCGGACCAGATCAATCTGAGTGATCCACAGTACGCCGAGGATTGGTACTCAACAACTTCGTATACAGTGTCGAGCGGCCAGGAAATCCAGGGTGGACTCATCAGCTACGGCTCGACCATTCGGCACATGAGCGACGCCGCAGTCTCTGTGTTCGACACACATACGACCGGAAGCTATCTCGAAGAACACGGATTCCTCGTGCGTGAGCATTTCCCTGCCTATACGGGCGAAGTTCCCCAGCGCGTCAGACAGGCGACCGATCAATCCAACGTAAATCAATCTCGGCTCGACGGTCCCAACAAAGAGCTATCGTCGGCAGTTTCGGATATCACTGTCCTGATCTGA
- a CDS encoding nuclear transport factor 2 family protein: protein METEQREKLAQAYFDALDESDYESLRSVFSDDVVYHYPKVSVVEGIDNVVEFMTERKPTSNTNHEITRYLHTGEASVCEGYSTGELDGDSFEGHFCDVVEFDSAENRITTLAVYSRI from the coding sequence ATGGAAACTGAACAACGAGAGAAGCTTGCACAAGCATACTTTGATGCGCTTGATGAGTCCGACTATGAGTCTCTTCGCTCGGTGTTTTCCGACGACGTTGTGTACCACTATCCCAAGGTAAGCGTAGTGGAAGGTATCGACAACGTCGTCGAATTCATGACGGAGCGGAAACCCACCTCAAACACAAATCACGAAATCACTAGATACCTTCACACGGGCGAAGCGTCCGTTTGCGAGGGTTATTCGACGGGTGAACTCGATGGAGACTCCTTCGAAGGACATTTCTGTGACGTAGTCGAGTTCGACAGCGCCGAAAACAGGATCACCACGCTTGCCGTGTATTCGAGGATTTGA
- a CDS encoding Bug family tripartite tricarboxylate transporter substrate binding protein has translation MQRRKYLKAIAGSAATISIAGCSSGGEDEYPSDTITIVVPFGSGGGTDSAFRTVQDPIAQQLPEESEFVVDNRPGATGRLGTQDVYDADSDGYTVLATPTEPVIGQFFFDVNYDVYEMTPISYMLDNIYSLVASPDRFGNDFESFVEDARAEDKVTLGSVGIGGSNNFAGVAALDALDIDFSHVPYDSGSQVASAAASGDVDIGVAAHTGVTGLMEEDRLQMHLLLHDEQLYEGIPVPSTVEYDIPIVTFAMGMYAPPDMDEERASALEDLIVSGLESDASTEAASNAGLVLQAGGADALEDLITQIESDIESYQLILDDQGIDY, from the coding sequence ATGCAGAGAAGAAAGTACCTCAAGGCCATAGCTGGCTCGGCAGCAACAATCAGTATTGCCGGCTGCAGCTCCGGTGGGGAGGATGAGTATCCTTCGGACACGATTACCATAGTTGTTCCATTCGGTTCCGGCGGGGGAACTGATTCCGCATTCAGAACCGTCCAGGATCCCATTGCTCAACAATTACCGGAGGAAAGCGAGTTTGTAGTCGACAATCGACCGGGGGCTACTGGACGTCTCGGAACGCAGGACGTCTATGATGCTGATTCCGATGGGTACACCGTCCTTGCGACGCCGACAGAACCCGTCATTGGCCAGTTCTTCTTCGACGTGAACTATGACGTATACGAGATGACTCCCATTTCGTACATGCTTGACAACATCTACTCACTCGTTGCGTCACCTGATCGATTCGGCAACGATTTCGAGAGCTTCGTCGAGGATGCCCGTGCTGAGGATAAAGTCACCCTCGGCTCCGTCGGCATTGGTGGTAGCAATAATTTTGCCGGCGTGGCCGCTCTTGATGCGCTGGACATCGACTTCAGTCACGTTCCATATGATTCAGGGAGCCAGGTTGCGAGCGCAGCAGCGAGCGGTGACGTCGACATCGGCGTCGCGGCACATACTGGCGTGACTGGACTGATGGAAGAGGATAGACTCCAGATGCACCTATTGTTGCATGACGAACAGCTTTACGAGGGCATTCCCGTTCCAAGCACCGTCGAGTATGATATCCCAATCGTGACGTTCGCGATGGGGATGTACGCCCCACCTGATATGGACGAAGAGCGTGCAAGTGCTCTTGAAGACCTTATCGTGTCTGGCTTGGAGTCGGATGCTTCCACAGAGGCGGCCAGCAACGCCGGATTAGTCCTCCAAGCAGGCGGCGCGGACGCACTCGAAGATCTGATTACACAGATTGAATCTGACATTGAGAGTTACCAGCTGATCCTCGATGACCAGGGTATCGATTACTGA
- a CDS encoding ParA family protein, with the protein MLVIDMDTQNWSLTYFFGPDYDRGDPEADNLVRHLVGRPKGDFDDLTHKVEDGIDLIPSHNMLEDVHEFLLNEKNQAEKLGESYSIYHELHRVLREANLRDTYDVLIVDSLSLHRETSRPQARVRTRNARSVRHASPPSRTRSGTHSARGVRLMGLKSGSRDAGLDESDDTDTQPPEQERRDLDDEQVPESPAEPVAEEDPSMSDRETRASEDTGGDTSEAGSSEQRPAMNSIP; encoded by the coding sequence GTGCTTGTTATCGATATGGACACGCAAAACTGGAGCCTCACGTACTTCTTCGGTCCTGACTACGATCGAGGAGATCCAGAGGCAGATAACCTCGTTCGCCACCTAGTTGGCCGACCGAAAGGTGACTTTGACGACCTCACGCACAAGGTAGAGGACGGCATCGACCTCATTCCGTCGCATAACATGCTTGAGGACGTCCACGAGTTCCTCCTCAACGAGAAAAACCAGGCTGAGAAACTAGGAGAATCGTACAGCATATACCACGAACTCCACCGCGTCTTGCGCGAAGCGAACCTTCGGGACACCTATGACGTTCTTATCGTCGATTCCCTTTCGCTACATCGAGAAACATCGCGACCGCAAGCGCGAGTACGAACTCGAAACGCTCGATCAGTTCGACACGCTAGCCCGCCATCTCGAACGAGAAGCGGGACTCACAGTGCCCGAGGTGTCCGTCTGATGGGACTCAAATCCGGTTCTCGCGACGCAGGCCTCGACGAATCTGACGACACCGATACCCAACCACCGGAGCAGGAACGCCGAGATCTCGACGACGAGCAGGTGCCGGAGTCTCCGGCAGAACCGGTCGCCGAGGAGGACCCCTCGATGAGTGACCGGGAAACGAGAGCCTCCGAAGACACAGGTGGCGACACCAGTGAGGCAGGGAGTTCGGAGCAGCGGCCGGCTATGAACTCGATTCCCTAA